A genome region from Verrucomicrobiia bacterium includes the following:
- a CDS encoding 50S ribosomal protein L25/general stress protein Ctc → MKEISFKVQARKEAGKQKAKKFRTRGLLPGVVYGEGKSTPVVFNAHEFENLYHSIRGENVLINLEIENGGRETQKTLIREIQREPVWGRILHVDFQHVSLSKKITVKVPVHLIGTPVGVKDTGGILQHTFRELEISCLPTEIPQHIDVDVSQLKIGDSIHVRDLKLAEGIQILVDGDLSVASVVPPTIIKEGELEAAAEVAEPEVITERKPAEGEEEEEGAEAKGKEKKPAEAKAEKKAEPAKTEKKEEKKAEKK, encoded by the coding sequence ATGAAGGAAATTTCGTTTAAAGTCCAGGCCCGCAAAGAGGCCGGCAAACAGAAAGCCAAAAAATTTCGCACCCGGGGGCTTTTGCCCGGGGTGGTTTACGGGGAGGGGAAATCCACCCCGGTCGTTTTCAATGCCCACGAGTTTGAAAATTTGTACCATTCCATCCGCGGCGAAAACGTCTTGATCAACTTGGAGATTGAAAACGGCGGCCGGGAGACCCAAAAGACCTTGATTCGGGAAATCCAGCGGGAGCCGGTCTGGGGAAGGATTCTGCACGTTGACTTCCAGCACGTTTCCCTCTCCAAAAAAATCACCGTGAAAGTCCCCGTGCACCTGATTGGAACCCCGGTGGGGGTGAAGGACACGGGCGGAATTTTGCAGCACACCTTCCGCGAACTCGAAATCTCCTGTCTGCCGACCGAAATTCCTCAGCATATCGATGTGGACGTCTCCCAGCTCAAAATCGGCGACTCCATCCACGTCCGGGATTTAAAGCTGGCCGAGGGGATTCAGATTCTGGTGGACGGCGACCTGTCCGTCGCCTCCGTGGTGCCGCCGACCATCATCAAGGAAGGGGAGCTGGAGGCTGCCGCCGAAGTGGCCGAGCCGGAAGTGATTACCGAGCGGAAGCCGGCCGAAGGGGAGGAAGAGGAAGAAGGGGCCGAAGCCAAAGGGAAGGAAAAGAAACCGGCCGAAGCGAAGGCCGAAAAGAAAGCCGAACCGGCCAAAACAGAAAAGAAAGAAGAGAAAAAAGCCGAAAAGAAATAG
- a CDS encoding sugar phosphate nucleotidyltransferase codes for MKGVILAGGLGTRLYPLTKITNKHLLPVFDQPMIFYPIQTLVEAGIKDILIVTGGNSAGDFLRLLGNGRAFGLKHLNYTYQEKEGGIAEAIGLAEHFAEGEKVLVMLGDNLIFDSIRDDVENFKRQRAGAKIFLKKVTNPRAYGVAEVKGGRVLNIVEKPKKPKSDLAVIGIYMYDNEVFDIVKTLKPSARGELEVTDINNAYIGKGTMTYSVLKGFWADAGESIEALAEAGRRVFEYRTKKTK; via the coding sequence TTGAAAGGCGTCATTTTGGCCGGCGGGTTGGGGACCCGGCTTTACCCCTTAACCAAGATTACCAATAAACATCTTCTGCCGGTCTTCGACCAGCCGATGATTTTTTATCCCATCCAGACCTTGGTGGAGGCGGGGATCAAGGACATCTTGATTGTCACCGGCGGCAACTCGGCGGGGGATTTTTTGCGCCTTTTGGGAAACGGCCGGGCCTTCGGGCTCAAGCATTTGAACTACACCTACCAGGAAAAAGAGGGGGGCATTGCCGAAGCAATCGGCTTGGCGGAGCATTTTGCCGAGGGGGAAAAGGTTCTGGTGATGCTCGGGGATAATTTGATTTTCGACTCCATCCGGGACGATGTGGAAAATTTTAAGCGCCAGCGCGCTGGCGCCAAGATTTTTCTGAAAAAAGTGACCAATCCGAGGGCCTACGGCGTGGCGGAGGTGAAGGGAGGGCGGGTTTTAAACATCGTCGAAAAACCAAAAAAGCCGAAATCCGACCTGGCCGTAATCGGAATTTATATGTACGACAACGAGGTCTTCGACATCGTAAAAACCTTGAAGCCCTCGGCCCGCGGGGAGCTCGAAGTGACCGACATCAACAACGCCTACATCGGCAAAGGGACAATGACCTATTCGGTTTTGAAGGGGTTCTGGGCCGATGCCGGAGAATCGATCGAGGCGTTGGCCGAAGCGGGGCGCCGGGTCTTCGAGTACCGAACCAAAAAGACCAAATGA